One Chloroflexota bacterium genomic window, GCGCTGAAGTCGCGGTTGTGCGGCGGGTAGTAGAACGCGTGCGCCGTCAGCCCGTTGGCCGTCGGGAACTCGATCGCGCGCGGCGTCGACACATACCCCGGATCGGGCGTGACGCTCATTGCGCGCCGGATGACTTCGTGCTTCCCGCTGGTCAGATCGAGCAGCACCAGCGAGTACGGCTCGGCCGGCGCGCCGCCGATGAAGACGACCTGCCCGTTGGCGGCGTGCACGTGCGAGATGTCGGTGTACGGCGTCGCGACCGGGGTCAACTGCCCACTCGCCGTGTCGAGCAGCGCGAGCCGCGCCTCGCCGTTGACCACGTAAGCGCAAATCAACTGCTGCGCGGAGAGTACGGCGTAGGCCGAGATGCCGAACGCCCACTGCGGGCGGCCGAACTCGGCTTCCATCGGGCAGATGGCGTCGGTGTAATCGTCGCGCCAGCGATTCATATTCCACCAGCCGGTGCGGTCCGAGACGAAATAGAGCGTGCCATCGGGCGCCCACTCCGGCTGAAAGATCGACTCGCTGATGCCGCCGGCGATCCGGCGGGCGTTCTGTGGCGCGCCCGCGTCGTCAAGATCGGCCAGCCACAACTCGCAGCCGTCCCACGGCATGTTGGGATGGTTCCAGCACAGCCACGCGAGCCGCGCGCCGTTGGCGCTCAGGCGCGGCGTCGAGAAGAAGTCGAAGCCGGAAGCGAGCACGGTGCCGCCGCGCTCGTCGCCCTCGCTATCGATCGCCGCCAACGTGTTGACCGCCTCGCCGGGGCCGGTGTGGTCCTCGCGCACGGCGATGATACGGTGGCGGCGGCGATCCATGACGCCGTCGGCATAGCGCAGATCGACGGCGGGCGAGAGCGGCAGCGGCGCAGCGCCGGCATCTTGCCGGTAGAGGCGCTGGTCGGCGAAGTTCGCAAAGAAGAGCGTGCCGCCGTCCACCACAAATGCCGCGCCACCGTATTCGTGCGCGCGGGTGCGCGCGTTATAGGGCGCCGGAT contains:
- a CDS encoding S9 family peptidase; this translates as MSTSAIAPYGSWKSPITSDLIAAATIRFGDVSLDGGTVTWSESRPWEQGRLVVARRAPDGTITDINPAPYNARTRAHEYGGAAFVVDGGTLFFANFADQRLYRQDAGAAPLPLSPAVDLRYADGVMDRRRHRIIAVREDHTGPGEAVNTLAAIDSEGDERGGTVLASGFDFFSTPRLSANGARLAWLCWNHPNMPWDGCELWLADLDDAGAPQNARRIAGGISESIFQPEWAPDGTLYFVSDRTGWWNMNRWRDDYTDAICPMEAEFGRPQWAFGISAYAVLSAQQLICAYVVNGEARLALLDTASGQLTPVATPYTDISHVHAANGQVVFIGGAPAEPYSLVLLDLTSGKHEVIRRAMSVTPDPGYVSTPRAIEFPTANGLTAHAFYYPPHNRDFSAPAGELPPLHVKAHGGPTGSTSTTLSLGTQYWTSRGFAVLDVNYGGSTGYGTAYRRRLNGQWGIVDVDDVVHAARYCVEHGLADSNRLCIAGGSAGGFTTLAVLTFRTQFKAGASHYGVSDLEALARDTHKFESRYLDSMIGPYPARRDLYLARSPIYHTDRLHVPLILLQGLEDKVVPPNQAEIMFEAVKRKGLPVAYVPFEGEQHGFRQAKNIKRALDAEFYFYAKVFGFTPADPIEPVPIENLPQ